In Defluviitalea raffinosedens, a genomic segment contains:
- a CDS encoding DeoR/GlpR family DNA-binding transcription regulator, translating to MFTEERLEQILEMLNKNGRVKVKELSEFFNVSESMIRKDLQRLESEQLLQRTYGGAILKRKFSESSPISTRLKEHADTKELIAAKAFGLISDGDVVFLESSSINYYLAKLIADSTKKITLITNMSIIPSLFNDNETVKLICIGGIYDRKAGGVLGSEVIKGISKYIFNKGFLGSAGIDLTTNSAYTVTPEDGNVKELVISNSKEAFLLVEKEKFDVDSTYRFAALEEFNAVITDSDISEGIREKMQQLSVKLI from the coding sequence ATGTTTACCGAAGAAAGATTGGAACAGATTTTAGAGATGCTTAATAAAAATGGCAGAGTAAAAGTTAAAGAACTTAGTGAATTCTTTAATGTTTCAGAAAGCATGATCAGAAAGGATTTGCAAAGATTAGAGTCTGAACAGCTTCTTCAGAGAACGTATGGTGGAGCAATCTTAAAAAGAAAGTTTTCGGAAAGTAGTCCTATTAGTACTCGGTTAAAAGAACATGCAGACACTAAAGAGTTAATAGCAGCAAAAGCTTTTGGTCTTATTTCGGATGGAGATGTAGTCTTTTTAGAATCATCAAGCATTAATTATTATCTGGCGAAATTAATAGCTGACAGTACAAAGAAAATCACATTAATAACGAATATGTCCATAATACCTTCGTTGTTTAACGATAATGAAACTGTAAAATTAATATGTATAGGCGGAATATATGATCGTAAGGCCGGTGGTGTTTTAGGTTCGGAAGTTATTAAAGGCATCTCGAAGTACATTTTTAACAAAGGTTTTTTAGGAAGTGCAGGCATTGATTTAACTACAAACAGTGCATATACAGTAACACCAGAAGATGGCAATGTTAAAGAACTTGTTATTTCCAACAGTAAAGAAGCGTTTTTATTGGTGGAAAAAGAGAAATTCGATGTAGATAGCACCTATCGGTTTGCAGCTCTGGAAGAATTTAATGCGGTTATTACCGATTCGGATATTAGTGAAGGGATCAGAGAAAAAATGCAACAGTTATCAGTGAAGCTCATATAA
- a CDS encoding HAD hydrolase-like protein, which yields MYNCIIFDIDGTLIDNERAILLSLQKIVRDELNKDLSME from the coding sequence ATGTACAACTGTATTATATTTGATATTGATGGCACGCTTATAGACAACGAAAGGGCAATTCTTTTATCACTTCAAAAAATAGTACGGGACGAACTGAATAAAGATTTGAGTATGGAATAA